The Molothrus ater isolate BHLD 08-10-18 breed brown headed cowbird chromosome 1, BPBGC_Mater_1.1, whole genome shotgun sequence genome includes a window with the following:
- the LOC118695829 gene encoding eukaryotic translation initiation factor 3 subunit F-like, which translates to MIAPPIVPPTIPPLSPPTACHCAPPPAPASGDGPSSSGRPVSRHAPSSPSSGSHAPPSGSHGSGPGGGGAKGREPEPAMVPSAAPVVYQPEAGGGVRRQWVPLSHSQIKELVKAQKEYGRESEYFRGVLEATLSEAEITPFDVRRLFTCLLNPSERLISRLHGPDDHHYPPDSPPYRDSTTTCEPLDSSPAKGERVEDPRSSHGAGAHLPGPWLC; encoded by the exons ATGATAGCTCCTCCCATCGTTCCTCCCACAATCCCGCCCCTTTCCCCGCCCACCGCTTGCCACTGTGCCCCGCCTCCTGCTCCCGCCTCCGGGGACGGCCCCTCGTCATCGGGCCGCCCAGTCTCCCGCCacgccccctcctccccttcttccggttcccacgccccTCCCTCCGGTTCCCACGGTtcggggcccgggggggggggggccaaAGGCCGGGAACCGGAGCCGGCCATGGTACCATCGGCGGCTCCGGTTGTTTACCAGCCAGAAGCGGGTGGGGGAGTGCGTCGCCAATGGGTCCCATTAAGTCATTCACAAATTAAGGAGCTGGTCAAAGCCCAAAAGGAGTACGGCCGGGAGAGTGAATACTTCCGGGGAGTTTTGGAAGCAACACTCTCCGAAGCAGAGATCACCCCCTTCGATGTCCGGCGGCTTTTCACTTGCCTGCTGAATCCATCCGAGCGG ttgATCTCCCGCCTGCATGGACCCGATGACCATCATTACCCTCCTGACAGTCCTCCTTATCGAGACTCTACCACCACCTGCGAACCCCTGGATAGTTCCCCAGCCAAAGGCGAACGTGTGGAGGACCCTCGCTCAAGCCATGGGGCAGGAGCACATCTGCCTGGACCTTGGCTCTGCTGA